The following coding sequences are from one Seonamhaeicola sp. ML3 window:
- the pdhA gene encoding pyruvate dehydrogenase (acetyl-transferring) E1 component subunit alpha: MQKITKETYLKWYEDMLFWRKFEDKLAAVYIQQKVRGFLHLYNGQEAVLAGALHAMDLTKDKMITAYRNHVQPIGMGEDPRRVMAELYGKATGTSKGMGGSMHIFSKEHRFYGGHGIVGGQIPLGAGIAFGDKYHGSDAVTLCCFGDGAARQGSLHETFNLAMLWNIPVVFVCENNGYAMGTSVERTANHDDIWKLGLGYEMPSAPVDGMNPVKVAEAFDEAIQRARKGGGPTFLELKTYRYRGHSMSDAQHYRTKDEVEEYKKIDPITQVKDIILEKKYATEEEIKVIDKRVKDRVLECEKFAEESPFPEVQQLYDMVYEQDDYPFIQHKL, from the coding sequence ATGCAAAAAATCACTAAAGAAACATATCTTAAATGGTATGAGGACATGCTGTTCTGGAGAAAGTTTGAAGACAAACTAGCAGCAGTTTATATACAACAAAAAGTTAGAGGATTTCTACATTTATATAACGGTCAAGAGGCTGTATTAGCTGGTGCTTTACATGCTATGGATTTGACCAAAGACAAAATGATTACTGCTTACAGGAATCACGTTCAGCCAATAGGTATGGGAGAAGATCCTAGACGCGTTATGGCCGAGTTGTATGGTAAAGCAACAGGTACTTCTAAGGGTATGGGTGGCTCTATGCACATCTTTTCTAAAGAACATCGTTTCTATGGAGGACACGGTATCGTTGGAGGGCAAATTCCTTTAGGGGCTGGTATTGCATTTGGTGATAAGTACCACGGAAGTGATGCTGTGACTTTATGTTGCTTTGGTGATGGTGCGGCGAGACAAGGTTCACTTCATGAAACATTCAACCTAGCAATGCTTTGGAATATACCTGTAGTTTTTGTTTGTGAAAACAATGGTTATGCTATGGGTACGTCGGTAGAAAGAACAGCTAACCATGACGATATTTGGAAGTTAGGTTTAGGTTACGAAATGCCTTCTGCTCCTGTAGATGGTATGAATCCTGTAAAAGTTGCAGAAGCGTTCGATGAAGCAATTCAAAGAGCTAGAAAAGGTGGAGGACCAACATTCTTAGAATTGAAGACTTACCGATACAGAGGACACTCTATGAGTGATGCTCAGCATTATAGAACTAAAGATGAGGTTGAAGAATACAAGAAAATAGATCCTATTACTCAAGTAAAGGACATTATTCTTGAAAAGAAATATGCAACCGAAGAAGAAATAAAAGTAATCGATAAACGTGTTAAGGATAGAGTTTTGGAATGCGAAAAATTTGCAGAAGAATCTCCATTCCCAGAAGTACAACAATTATATGATATGGTGTACGAACAAGACGATTATCCATTTATACAACACAAATTATAA
- the porV gene encoding type IX secretion system outer membrane channel protein PorV, with protein sequence MKNRIFLVLALAFILKVSAQETVILPNQDKRVITTGVPFLLIAPDARAAGMGDIGVATSVDAFSQQWNSAKYVFSEAKSGIGVSYTPYLSKLVNDIFLGNVTYFNRLDEKSAFAVSLKYFSLGDIEFVADEFASPLIQRPNELTLDASYALRLSDQFGMSVAMRYLRSDLRLTGVDGDISAASTFGVDISGYYQGEEQAYSDFNGRWRAGFAIQNIGPTFKYDDAGQENFQPTNLRLGGGFDFIFDDYNKVSVTAEVTKLLVPTPPVLGFIDNDGDGNQDSDEPTIIVEGKDPDVSFLSGMFQSFGDAPDGFSEELKEFTWALGAEYLYQDSFAFRAGYFNESEDKGARKFLALGAGFKANVVNIDLSYLFSASQVQSPLENTLRFSLTFNIGEGEYYEY encoded by the coding sequence ATGAAGAATCGAATATTTCTAGTCTTAGCACTAGCCTTTATACTAAAGGTTTCTGCCCAAGAAACCGTGATATTACCTAATCAAGATAAACGTGTAATCACAACAGGAGTACCATTTTTATTAATTGCTCCAGATGCCAGAGCGGCAGGTATGGGTGATATTGGTGTAGCAACATCGGTAGACGCATTTTCACAACAATGGAATTCTGCAAAGTATGTGTTTTCTGAAGCAAAATCTGGTATTGGGGTTAGTTACACACCTTATTTGAGTAAATTGGTTAATGACATATTCCTAGGAAACGTAACCTATTTTAATAGACTAGACGAGAAAAGTGCATTCGCAGTAAGTTTAAAATACTTCTCGCTCGGAGATATAGAGTTTGTTGCCGATGAATTTGCTTCACCCTTAATTCAAAGACCGAATGAGTTAACTCTAGATGCCTCTTATGCTTTACGTTTAAGTGATCAGTTTGGAATGTCTGTAGCCATGCGTTATCTAAGGTCTGATTTAAGGCTTACAGGAGTAGATGGAGACATATCGGCTGCAAGTACTTTTGGAGTTGATATTTCGGGGTACTATCAAGGAGAGGAACAAGCCTATTCAGACTTTAACGGAAGGTGGCGTGCAGGTTTTGCTATTCAAAACATTGGTCCAACTTTTAAATATGACGATGCAGGCCAAGAAAATTTTCAGCCCACAAATTTACGTTTAGGTGGAGGTTTCGATTTTATATTTGATGATTATAACAAGGTTTCTGTTACGGCAGAAGTGACTAAACTATTGGTGCCTACTCCTCCGGTTTTAGGTTTTATTGATAATGATGGAGATGGGAATCAAGATTCCGATGAACCTACAATTATCGTAGAGGGTAAAGATCCAGATGTTAGCTTTTTAAGTGGGATGTTTCAGTCCTTTGGAGATGCGCCTGATGGTTTTAGTGAAGAGCTAAAAGAATTCACTTGGGCCTTAGGAGCTGAATATTTATATCAAGACTCTTTTGCTTTTAGAGCTGGGTATTTTAATGAAAGTGAAGACAAAGGAGCAAGGAAGTTTTTAGCCTTGGGAGCAGGGTTTAAGGCAAATGTTGTGAATATCGATTTATCATATTTGTTCTCAGCGTCCCAAGTACAGAGTCCGTTAGAGAACACGTTGCGTTTTTCCCTAACCTTCAATATTGGTGAGGGTGAGTATTATGAGTATTAA
- the porU gene encoding type IX secretion system sortase PorU, with protein MKKKILLLCLITTFVGFSQQKSYKLQWGEPRVMVSGKLKLKFPGLDGQYGVCTPEKGLLFVDQWEVVGPINESSVRVENIVYTPISKTELFDLDTSKIPNKFNYSLTNSKTRSKLYAFFQTSPFIKDSNGAYKKLESFEIRYTTNKTGKGVKSSRNFKTSKVVSNSVLSSGNWYRFYIDTTGVFKLTKSFLQRLGVNVNNVDPRTIKLYGNGGAMIPYSNSEPYPFDVVENAIKFIGEEDGVFDNDDYIMFYGRGPKGFTAESNTHINAYTDRTYYFINVSSGAGKRIQPFSQPQGNIDSNIDTFHDYKYHELDVHNIASLGRRWFGDLFDVDNTKTFEFNFPDLVVSQPARLKVYFAAASSTNSSVGVSVNGSNIADLTLFGATNLTVGGEAFLNRDIQINNPKVEITLNYNNNGNPSAIGYLDYISIEVERALRFSGTQFQFSNNNVVTASGIGQYNISNTADVSEIWDVTDIYNVASFINSESNSEINFTSELGSLKTFVAVTPQDFYSPKFDSKTTLANQNIKGTIFQDEEGGFGDIDYLIVAPNNMLNQANRLASINRKQYDLNVKVLGLDEIYNEFSTGNQDIGAIRNLVKYVYDNASSPENRIKYLCLFGDGSFDYKNRVPNNTNIVPSWHSYNSFNFAASFVSDDFYGMMDENEGTMRTSDRLDIAVGRILADTPQRANELVDKIESYYSKESFGSWRNNFVVVSDDPDNEIPIGLQETTDEIGNRVEQEKSFINVKKIHSDAFEQETSAGGDRYPEVTNEIVNAIDSGALVVNYFGHGGEDGLAAERIFLKTDINGLRNFCKLNCFVTVTCEFTRFDNPFRETAGEFTYWNKQAGAIALITTTRQVFVNFGVDFNREFGQYLFSYSDNDNFSDFEYPSMAEALRLAKNDPIVANNPQKRLVFFIGDPAMKLAFPEPNIRLTRLNDVPIGQSTDTLKALSKVKLTGEVADLSGNKLNNYSGVLSATIYDKFLERQTLANDGVSVGGNVVKLDFRTLGEVVFRGQASVVDGDFEFEFVVPKDIGIPVGLGKISFYAQNDDLSENQSGASLNTLRIGGINDNAEEDNIGPVINLFMNDENFVSGGITNESPTLLAKLEDANGINTSSGVGHDILAIIDGDETNPIVLNDYYQAEVDDYTKGVVSFPLRNIEPGLHTLSMRAWDVYNNSSTSEIQFVVHNQNQELVINNVLNYPNPFVDYTEFWFNHNSSEPLDVSIQIFTVSGKLIKTINGQTSGGFKTTSSLSRDLVWDGRDDFGDKIGKGVYVYKLTVRSSLSNKKVEKIEKLVIL; from the coding sequence ATGAAAAAGAAAATATTGCTACTTTGCTTAATCACGACATTTGTTGGTTTTTCTCAGCAAAAATCTTACAAGCTACAATGGGGTGAGCCAAGAGTTATGGTCTCAGGAAAGCTAAAATTAAAATTTCCGGGACTAGATGGTCAATATGGTGTTTGTACTCCAGAAAAAGGCTTACTTTTTGTAGATCAATGGGAAGTAGTAGGACCAATTAATGAAAGTAGCGTTCGGGTCGAAAATATAGTTTATACTCCAATTTCGAAAACTGAATTATTCGATTTAGATACTTCTAAAATACCCAATAAATTTAACTACAGTCTAACCAATTCGAAAACAAGAAGTAAGTTATATGCTTTTTTTCAAACTTCACCATTTATCAAAGATTCTAATGGCGCTTACAAAAAACTTGAATCTTTTGAAATTAGATATACTACCAATAAAACTGGTAAGGGTGTAAAATCTAGTAGAAATTTCAAGACCTCTAAAGTAGTTTCTAATTCGGTGTTGAGTTCTGGAAACTGGTATAGGTTTTACATTGATACTACGGGTGTTTTTAAATTAACTAAGAGTTTTTTACAAAGACTAGGTGTCAATGTGAATAATGTAGATCCAAGAACTATAAAGCTTTATGGTAATGGAGGAGCTATGATTCCTTATTCCAATTCGGAACCTTATCCCTTTGATGTTGTGGAAAATGCCATAAAATTTATTGGAGAGGAAGATGGTGTTTTTGATAATGACGATTATATAATGTTCTATGGTCGTGGGCCAAAAGGTTTTACTGCAGAGAGTAATACGCACATAAATGCATATACAGATAGAACATATTATTTTATTAACGTAAGTTCAGGTGCCGGTAAGCGAATACAACCTTTTTCTCAGCCGCAAGGAAATATAGATTCAAACATAGATACATTTCATGATTACAAATATCATGAATTAGATGTACACAACATAGCTTCCTTGGGAAGGCGCTGGTTCGGTGATTTATTTGATGTGGATAACACTAAGACGTTCGAGTTTAATTTCCCAGATCTCGTAGTTTCACAACCAGCAAGATTGAAGGTGTATTTTGCTGCTGCCTCATCTACAAACAGTTCTGTGGGAGTGTCTGTTAATGGTTCTAATATAGCCGATTTGACATTGTTTGGTGCAACAAATTTAACCGTTGGAGGAGAGGCTTTTTTAAATAGGGATATCCAAATTAACAACCCCAAAGTGGAAATAACCCTCAATTACAATAACAATGGGAACCCAAGTGCAATAGGGTACTTGGATTACATATCCATAGAGGTAGAGCGGGCACTTCGTTTTAGTGGTACTCAGTTTCAGTTTAGTAATAATAATGTTGTAACAGCGTCTGGTATTGGGCAGTATAATATTTCTAATACCGCCGATGTGTCAGAAATTTGGGATGTCACAGACATATATAATGTTGCAAGTTTCATTAATAGTGAATCAAACAGCGAAATTAATTTCACTTCAGAATTAGGAAGTCTTAAAACTTTTGTTGCGGTAACACCTCAGGATTTTTATTCACCTAAATTCGATTCGAAGACAACTTTAGCCAATCAAAATATAAAAGGCACTATTTTTCAAGATGAAGAAGGTGGATTTGGTGATATAGATTATTTGATAGTGGCGCCTAATAATATGTTGAATCAAGCAAATCGTTTAGCATCAATTAATAGAAAACAGTATGATTTAAATGTGAAAGTTCTGGGTTTAGATGAAATTTATAATGAATTCAGTACTGGGAATCAGGATATAGGAGCAATAAGGAATTTGGTTAAATATGTATATGATAATGCGAGTAGCCCTGAGAATAGGATAAAATATCTTTGTTTATTTGGTGATGGCTCTTTTGATTACAAAAATCGCGTTCCCAATAACACCAATATTGTGCCTTCCTGGCACTCCTATAATAGTTTTAACTTCGCTGCATCTTTTGTGTCTGATGACTTCTATGGTATGATGGACGAAAATGAAGGGACTATGCGAACGAGTGATAGGCTAGATATTGCAGTTGGAAGAATTTTAGCCGATACACCTCAAAGAGCTAATGAACTAGTAGATAAAATAGAATCGTATTACTCCAAAGAATCCTTTGGTAGTTGGAGAAATAATTTTGTAGTTGTTTCTGATGACCCTGATAACGAAATACCCATAGGTCTTCAGGAGACTACCGATGAAATTGGTAATAGGGTAGAACAAGAAAAGTCCTTTATCAATGTGAAAAAGATACACTCTGATGCCTTTGAACAAGAAACCTCTGCAGGAGGAGATAGGTATCCCGAGGTTACAAATGAAATAGTCAACGCCATAGATAGTGGTGCTTTGGTGGTTAACTACTTTGGACATGGAGGAGAGGATGGTCTAGCAGCTGAAAGAATTTTTCTTAAGACCGATATTAATGGTTTACGGAATTTTTGCAAACTCAACTGTTTTGTAACTGTGACCTGTGAGTTTACACGCTTCGATAATCCATTTAGGGAAACTGCAGGAGAATTTACGTATTGGAACAAACAGGCAGGAGCAATAGCGCTCATAACCACAACAAGACAAGTCTTTGTTAATTTTGGGGTAGATTTCAATAGAGAGTTTGGGCAATATCTTTTTTCATACAGCGACAACGATAATTTTTCAGATTTTGAATACCCTTCAATGGCAGAGGCTTTGAGGTTGGCTAAGAACGACCCTATTGTTGCCAATAATCCTCAAAAACGTTTGGTGTTCTTTATTGGTGATCCAGCAATGAAGTTAGCCTTCCCTGAGCCTAACATACGCTTAACAAGACTTAATGATGTCCCAATTGGTCAGTCTACCGATACGTTAAAAGCTTTAAGTAAAGTGAAGTTAACAGGTGAGGTTGCAGATCTTTCTGGCAATAAATTAAATAACTATAGCGGTGTGCTCTCGGCGACTATATATGATAAATTTTTAGAGAGGCAAACATTGGCCAATGATGGTGTTAGTGTTGGTGGAAATGTGGTGAAGTTAGACTTTAGAACTTTAGGTGAGGTTGTTTTTAGAGGTCAGGCATCTGTGGTCGATGGAGATTTTGAGTTCGAATTTGTAGTGCCAAAAGATATCGGTATTCCGGTTGGACTCGGAAAAATAAGTTTTTATGCTCAAAACGATGATTTATCAGAGAACCAATCGGGTGCTAGTTTAAATACGTTAAGAATTGGTGGGATTAATGATAATGCAGAAGAGGATAACATAGGGCCTGTCATTAATCTGTTTATGAATGACGAAAATTTTGTGTCGGGAGGTATCACCAACGAATCACCAACGTTGTTGGCGAAGCTCGAAGATGCTAATGGTATCAATACATCTAGTGGAGTGGGGCATGATATTTTAGCTATTATTGATGGTGATGAAACCAATCCAATTGTTTTGAATGATTACTACCAGGCAGAAGTTGATGACTATACCAAAGGTGTGGTAAGTTTTCCCCTTAGGAATATTGAGCCTGGATTACATACGTTGTCAATGAGAGCATGGGATGTTTATAATAACTCCTCTACTTCTGAAATTCAATTTGTAGTCCATAATCAAAATCAAGAACTTGTCATCAATAATGTGTTGAATTATCCCAATCCGTTTGTAGATTATACAGAATTTTGGTTCAACCACAATAGTTCAGAGCCTTTAGACGTTTCAATACAAATATTTACAGTATCAGGTAAACTTATCAAAACGATAAATGGGCAAACCTCTGGAGGATTCAAAACAACGAGTTCCTTGTCAAGGGATTTAGTTTGGGATGGAAGAGATGATTTTGGTGATAAAATAGGGAAAGGTGTATATGTCTATAAACTCACGGTACGCTCCAGCTTATCGAATAAAAAAGTAGAAAAAATAGAGAAACTTGTCATACTCTAA
- a CDS encoding pyruvate dehydrogenase complex dihydrolipoamide acetyltransferase, giving the protein MAIVVNMPRLSDTMEEGTVASWLKKVGDKVEEGDILAEIETDKATMEFESFNEGTLLHIGVQEGETTKVDELLAIIGEEGEDISAILSGGVASATAETNEDVSDVDFTEATPAVEEKQEETAPTQELPEGVVVVTMPRLSDTMEEGTVALWIKKVGDAVEEGDILAEIETDKATMEFESFQSGTLLHIGLDEGESAKVDELLAIIGPAGTDVSGVAANFKVAAAPAEAPKAEAPKAVDAPKAEDPKAETKKESKPKKPVKGERVFVSPLAKKMAEEKGINLAHITGTGENGRIVKFDIENFVPGSGAGAVGKYVPTGQEDFEDVPNSQMRKAIARSLTKSKFSAPHYYLAVEFDMDNAIAFRKQFNSIPDTKISFNDMVVKACALALKEHPQVNSQWFDDKMRLNNHVHIGVAVAVPDGLVVPVVRFANEQSLPQIGAEVKELAGKARNKKLTPDEMSGSTFTVSNLGMFGIDYFTSIINQPNSAILSVGAIVQKPVVKEGEIVVGNTMKLTLACDHRTVDGATGAQFLQTLKGYIENPVTMLV; this is encoded by the coding sequence ATGGCAATAGTAGTAAATATGCCGCGTTTAAGCGATACCATGGAAGAAGGTACCGTAGCGAGTTGGTTAAAAAAAGTAGGAGATAAGGTAGAAGAAGGTGATATTTTAGCCGAAATTGAAACAGATAAAGCCACAATGGAGTTTGAGTCTTTTAACGAAGGCACACTACTTCATATAGGTGTTCAAGAAGGAGAAACTACAAAAGTAGACGAGCTTTTAGCCATTATAGGTGAAGAAGGAGAAGATATTTCTGCAATCCTTAGTGGAGGTGTAGCGTCAGCAACAGCAGAAACCAATGAAGATGTATCTGATGTAGATTTTACAGAAGCTACTCCAGCTGTTGAAGAAAAGCAAGAGGAAACTGCTCCTACACAAGAATTACCAGAAGGTGTTGTAGTAGTTACTATGCCACGTTTAAGCGATACCATGGAAGAGGGTACCGTAGCGCTTTGGATTAAGAAAGTAGGTGATGCAGTTGAAGAAGGTGATATTTTAGCCGAAATAGAAACAGACAAGGCTACTATGGAGTTCGAGTCCTTTCAATCAGGAACTCTGCTTCATATTGGCTTAGACGAAGGAGAGTCTGCGAAAGTAGATGAGTTGTTAGCTATTATAGGTCCTGCTGGAACAGACGTGTCTGGTGTTGCTGCAAACTTTAAGGTGGCTGCTGCTCCAGCTGAAGCTCCTAAAGCAGAAGCACCAAAGGCCGTTGATGCACCTAAAGCAGAAGACCCGAAAGCTGAAACCAAAAAAGAATCTAAGCCAAAAAAGCCAGTAAAAGGGGAGCGTGTATTTGTATCTCCATTGGCTAAAAAGATGGCTGAAGAGAAAGGAATCAACTTAGCTCACATAACAGGAACAGGAGAGAACGGACGTATCGTAAAATTCGATATTGAGAATTTCGTTCCAGGTTCAGGAGCAGGAGCTGTTGGTAAATATGTTCCAACTGGTCAAGAAGATTTCGAAGATGTTCCTAATTCACAAATGCGTAAGGCAATTGCTAGGTCTTTAACGAAATCTAAATTCTCTGCACCTCACTATTATTTAGCTGTTGAGTTCGATATGGATAATGCTATAGCGTTCCGTAAACAATTCAATTCTATTCCAGATACTAAAATTTCTTTTAACGATATGGTTGTGAAAGCTTGTGCCTTAGCTTTAAAAGAGCATCCTCAAGTAAATTCACAGTGGTTCGATGATAAAATGCGTTTAAACAATCATGTGCACATTGGTGTGGCTGTTGCAGTGCCAGATGGTTTAGTAGTTCCCGTAGTGCGTTTCGCTAATGAGCAATCTTTACCACAAATTGGTGCTGAGGTTAAAGAATTGGCTGGTAAAGCAAGAAATAAAAAACTAACTCCAGATGAAATGTCTGGTAGTACATTCACGGTATCTAACTTAGGTATGTTTGGTATAGATTATTTTACATCTATTATCAACCAACCTAACTCAGCTATTTTGTCTGTAGGTGCTATTGTTCAAAAACCTGTTGTAAAAGAAGGAGAGATAGTAGTAGGTAATACTATGAAACTGACTTTGGCATGTGATCACAGAACAGTTGATGGGGCTACCGGGGCGCAGTTCCTTCAAACACTTAAAGGGTATATTGAAAACCCTGTAACCATGTTGGTGTAA
- the cdd gene encoding cytidine deaminase: MKEIKIESTVFVYDGLESLSQDVVHLMNKAKEAREKAYAPYSNFKVGAALLLDNDEIITGSNQENASYPSGLCAERTAIYYAGAQYPNSKVLRMAIIAGSENKLTEQPVPPCGACRQAIAEYEIKQESPIEIYFMGLKGKVVKSNSLANLLPLIFDKSVL, encoded by the coding sequence ATGAAGGAAATAAAAATAGAATCTACCGTTTTTGTTTACGATGGGCTAGAGTCCCTTTCCCAAGATGTTGTCCATTTGATGAATAAAGCCAAAGAGGCACGAGAAAAAGCCTATGCTCCATATTCTAATTTTAAAGTTGGTGCTGCCTTGCTTCTGGATAATGATGAAATTATAACAGGTAGTAATCAAGAAAATGCTTCCTATCCTTCAGGTTTATGTGCCGAGCGAACGGCGATATACTACGCAGGTGCACAATATCCAAATTCCAAGGTCCTTAGAATGGCTATTATTGCTGGCTCAGAGAACAAATTAACAGAACAACCTGTGCCTCCTTGTGGAGCTTGTAGACAAGCCATAGCTGAATATGAGATAAAACAAGAATCTCCTATCGAGATATATTTTATGGGGCTTAAAGGCAAAGTGGTCAAGTCAAATTCTTTAGCCAATTTGCTACCGCTTATTTTTGATAAATCTGTATTGTAA
- the gldJ gene encoding gliding motility lipoprotein GldJ → MYMKKVVVFKILLVSALTITTTSCKKSSSSKNTSRATGWQINSREGGFQYNTNFSEQETSPGLVFIEGGTYTKGRVQDDVMHDWNNSPTQQHVQSFYMDETEVTNLMYVEYLDYMKKLYPPSEDGYQNIYTGCLPDTLVWRNRLGYNEVMTENYLRHPAYAEYPVVGVSWIQATEFAKWRTDRVAELSLQREGFRTIDPNNTDPDSNFTVNRYAHDPSSLDNSDIEDGRGRTRRNTRVDADGNEINVYATKESGIIGPKYRLPTETEWEYAALGLSELRSYNLYRGRKKYPWDGQYTRNGSRKYRGDQLANFKQGKGDYGGIAGWSDDGADITNAVKSYAPNDYGLYDMAGNVAEWVADVYRPIVDDEFNDFNYYRGNVYTKNAINDDGSVKVVTVDEIVYDTLSNGKIVARNLPGEIAQVPVDENETYLRTNFDRSNEINFRDGDRRSSRYYESFNEEEGEDGTSGSATRKMYNSPKHTITRDEDGNIVREYDKDNNRTSLINDKVRVYKGGSWKDREYWLDPAQRRYFPQDMATDYIGFRCAMSRVGSKSKAKNKTKN, encoded by the coding sequence ATGTATATGAAAAAAGTAGTAGTATTCAAGATTTTGTTAGTTTCTGCACTAACAATTACTACAACTAGTTGTAAAAAATCTTCGAGTTCAAAAAATACTTCAAGAGCTACCGGATGGCAAATAAATTCCAGAGAAGGTGGCTTTCAGTACAATACTAACTTCAGTGAACAAGAAACCTCTCCTGGGCTTGTTTTCATTGAAGGAGGAACTTACACTAAAGGTAGAGTTCAGGATGATGTTATGCATGATTGGAACAATAGCCCAACACAGCAGCATGTACAATCTTTTTACATGGATGAAACTGAGGTTACCAATTTAATGTATGTTGAGTACCTAGATTATATGAAAAAATTATACCCACCTTCTGAAGATGGTTATCAAAACATATACACAGGTTGTCTCCCTGACACGCTTGTTTGGAGAAATCGTTTAGGTTACAACGAGGTTATGACAGAAAACTATCTGCGTCACCCAGCATATGCAGAATATCCTGTTGTTGGTGTTAGCTGGATACAAGCCACCGAATTTGCTAAATGGCGTACAGATAGAGTTGCGGAATTAAGCCTACAAAGAGAAGGCTTCAGAACCATAGACCCCAACAATACCGACCCAGACAGTAACTTTACGGTTAACAGATATGCACACGACCCAAGTTCTCTTGACAACAGCGATATTGAAGATGGAAGAGGTAGAACAAGAAGAAACACAAGAGTTGATGCCGACGGAAATGAAATAAATGTTTATGCTACTAAAGAATCTGGTATCATTGGCCCAAAGTATAGACTTCCCACAGAAACAGAGTGGGAATACGCTGCTTTAGGTTTAAGTGAATTAAGAAGCTATAATTTATACAGAGGTAGAAAAAAATACCCATGGGATGGTCAATACACACGTAACGGAAGCAGAAAGTATCGTGGAGACCAGTTGGCCAACTTCAAACAAGGAAAAGGTGATTATGGCGGAATCGCAGGATGGTCTGACGATGGTGCTGATATCACAAATGCTGTAAAATCTTACGCACCAAACGACTATGGTTTATATGATATGGCAGGAAATGTAGCAGAATGGGTAGCTGATGTATACAGACCTATTGTTGACGATGAATTTAATGACTTTAATTACTACCGTGGAAATGTTTACACCAAAAATGCTATCAACGATGACGGTTCTGTTAAAGTTGTAACTGTTGACGAGATTGTTTACGACACACTTTCTAACGGAAAAATAGTTGCCAGAAATTTACCTGGAGAAATTGCTCAAGTTCCAGTTGATGAAAACGAAACCTATCTTCGTACAAACTTTGATAGAAGTAACGAAATCAACTTTAGGGATGGTGATAGACGTTCATCACGTTACTACGAAAGCTTTAACGAAGAAGAAGGAGAAGACGGAACTAGCGGTTCTGCAACAAGAAAAATGTACAACTCTCCTAAACACACAATTACCAGAGATGAAGATGGTAATATTGTTAGAGAGTATGACAAGGACAATAACAGAACGTCTTTAATAAACGACAAAGTAAGAGTTTATAAAGGTGGCTCTTGGAAAGATAGAGAATACTGGCTAGACCCAGCTCAAAGACGCTATTTCCCACAAGATATGGCAACAGACTACATTGGGTTTAGATGTGCGATGTCTCGTGTTGGCTCTAAGAGTAAAGCTAAAAATAAAACCAAGAACTAG